Proteins from a genomic interval of Arvicola amphibius chromosome 10, mArvAmp1.2, whole genome shotgun sequence:
- the Muc20 gene encoding mucin-20, with product MGSLWGLAVPLLLFWKAGVAASSADTSATSGSPKVEMSTVKTGTVSDPVDAIFDTLCTDDSSEETRKTTVDLLTWAHTPTEAEHLSSESGSTLDNSARVLTSPQVLGPDTAAPAKDLVALNITCVTEIETPATIPGTSDTNHSPTGALSTSEMLTSPQSPEANPLSPKTTSSFGTLSTTGTSALAITPEGTLPTSDVTERETTAAQTPASGGTLVTVSRNPLKETSALSIEMQSHTEVLGTITVPRDAGSTMAETISFSGSTSDSSPSAGATTKGSPTSETLTTDDRTSSSFLAGSSPLPFVYSSTASASKNPNITLAKTTASPKTPGMPSPSIPTTSWTRRTPKHDPGEDGGFLLVRVSVASPEDLTEPKAAEKLMHQLSCELHTHMPLVQVSVLSVRRG from the exons ATGGGCTCTCTCTGGGGCTTAGCTgtgcctctccttctcttctggaaGGCTGGAGTCGCTGCCAGCTCTGCAG ATACTTCAGCTACAAGTGGCAGCCCCAAAGTAGAAATGAGCACTGTCAAGACAGGCACAGTGAGTGACCCCGTAGACGCTATCTTTGACACCCTTTGTACGGATGACAGCTCTGAAGAGACTAGGAAGACCACAGTTGACCTCTTGACCTGGGCACACACCCCCACAGAAGCTGAACACCTGTCCTCAGAGAGCGGCTCCACCTTGGACAACTCAGCTAGGGTCCTCACCAGCCCACAGGTCCTGGGACCCGACACTGCAGCTCCAGCCAAGGACTTGGTTGCCTTAAACATCACCTgcgtcacagaaatagaaacacctGCCACCATCCCTGGGACCTCAGACACAAACCACAGCCCTACAGGGGCCTTGTCCACTTCTGAGATGCTAACTTCGCCTCAATCCCCTGAGGCAAATCCACTTAGCCCCAAGACCACAAGCTCATTTGGGACTCTGTCGACAACGGGTACCTCAGCTCTTGCCATCACTCCAGAGGGCACACTCCCTACTAGTGAtgtcacagaaagagaaacaacagcGGCTCAGACTCCTGCCTCTGGTGGAACTTTGGTGACAGTTAGTAGGAACCCACTGAAGGAGACCTCAGCACTCTCTATTGAGATGCAAAGCCACACTGAGGTCTTGGGAACAATTACAGTCCCCAGAGATGCTGGATCAACAATGGCAGAAACAATATCCTTCTCTGGTTCCACTTCAGACAGCAGTCCCTCTGCAGGGGCCACCACCAAGGGCTCTCCCACCTCAGAGACTTTAACCACAGATGATAGAACCAGCAGCTCCTTCCTCGCAGGTAGTAGCCCTCTTCCTTTTGTCTATTCAAGTACAGCTAGTGCCAGTAAAAACCCAAACATCACCTTAGCCAAGACCACAGCATCACCAAAGACCCCAGGGATGCCCTCACCATCTATACCCACTACTTCTTGGACAAGGAGAACCCCAAAACATGACCCAG GTGAAGATGGCGGCTTCCTCCTTGTACGGGTGAGTGTGGCCTCCCCTGAGGACCTCACTGAGCCCAAAGCCGCAGAGAAGCTGATGCACCAG CTCAGCTGCGAACTGCACACCCACATGCCACTCGTCCAAGTGTCCGTGCTGAGCGTCAGAAGGGGCTGA